tATACGTACATGAGCGTGTCCATAGACACTTGGAGCGATGTAAGCAATGGCGTGGCCAAGAAAACTGATTTCTTCTTTGGGACCAATCATGTTTGAAATGAATGTGGTCGTGTTCGAAACAATTCGTTCTGGAAATATTGCACCTACCTACAATGATAGGAGACTTATTTTTAAGTTCATAAGCGTGACAATAACAACAATCTGGAACTCGTTTGATCAAATCATATACCTTAGCTCCGAAAGTATTAAAGATATAATCTGTAATCCAATATGCCAAAGCAGCTTGACGTGAGTGTTTTTCCCGATTCATAGCAAATTGAGCCTTTGATAGGTACAACAATGGATCAGTCTCCAAGCCGATTGAGATCGGGAAGCTAATAGAGCTGAAGTAGTTGCCCCATCTGCATTTCGAATCCTTGGCCAACATATCTGCCAATGGCTTCATTCACGTTTTCACCTTGTGTCACAATTTATATTTACCTTTCTATATATTTAGACAGATGGTTAAGTAAATTTAGTTGTGTAGGTTTCTAACCTGGATTCCAATATTTGACCTTAGGTTTACACAAACACCTGCGATAAGTCGTATTTTTCCAGGAAAATTGCTTAGATAACGCGAGAGAGCGGCTTGTGTAACTCCAAGTAGAACATCATTGATAGTCTAACAACAAACATGTACAATGTTGAcgcaaatgaaaaagaaaaatataaataaaatagattttgaTTAGCTTAAAGACCCTAAGCGTACATACCATGTTCATAACTTCCTTTATAAGTTTTATGTCATCTAATGAGACAATTTTGTGACAAAACATCTTCTGATTATTTTCGACGCCCACAACACCTTTCAGAGGCGTCTTTGTATCCTTCAAGAACAAAGCTGTAGCCAAGAGAAGCAAAAGATCCACAAAAGTATTGCAGATCAATCTCATTGACCAAAAAATTGGTAGTACCAAGCTTAAGAACCATGGGATGTCTATATCTTTATGCACCGTCCGTTTAAGAACAGGAATAGTATCTCGGTGTGATGTAT
The window above is part of the Camelina sativa cultivar DH55 unplaced genomic scaffold, Cs unpScaffold00579, whole genome shotgun sequence genome. Proteins encoded here:
- the LOC104773574 gene encoding O-acyltransferase WSD1-like — translated: MISEEDEDGEPLSPMARVFQSPGNDCCILTMIGCKTKINADVIQHALKLNVSKHPRFSRRLSNDGACWIKTQVNVENHVFEPDIDPGEIGDNGEGYVEDYVSRLTMLHLDKSRPLWDMHILNVKTVYAEAVCVTRSHHSLGDGTSLMSLLVVCTQNTSHRDTIPVLKRTVHKDIDIPWFLSLVLPIFWSMRLICNTFVDLLLLLATALFLKDTKTPLKGVVGVENNQKMFCHKIVSLDDIKLIKEVMNMTINDVLLGVTQAALSRYLSNFPGKIRLIAGVCVNLRSNIGIQPLADMLAKDSKCRWGNYFSSISFPISIGLETDPLLYLSKAQFAMNREKHSRQAALAYWITDYIFNTFGAKVGAIFPERIVSNTTTFISNMIGPKEEISFLGHAIAYIAPSVYGHAHALTIHFLSYAEKMVISLGVDRILLSYPNRTSFVMKWRTLSKL